The following are encoded in a window of Astyanax mexicanus isolate ESR-SI-001 chromosome 6, AstMex3_surface, whole genome shotgun sequence genomic DNA:
- the LOC111191012 gene encoding uncharacterized protein LOC111191012 produces the protein MLLKVRYHGTKKYIRLPSDFTYLDFISEVKNKFGIPSASELYIFDESNTAVEEDILLELMEANPDLCLTVCDGESDEGQSASSSLTDTLSPSSDNDLFSQRSRNRPVHNFRDGSPPTTVFSEAKAAKEVVENALVIKPGGQDVLEEYKADKSLNHRTRRQLVNILASHMTEMHGRIPSRKQKEKYALGIITLFPSLKDPFSPKGYEHFYDGEKGTGYLAWRLKTMSRNKSPRPVKASPVPQAQGPHRRRSVASGPEQLDGDACLEAVSFLVHCHDEPSVFQKMKMTFEHRQNLVHDSQRTTDVLKTFPRFLDVKGLLNQDFALLFGEETSSKLLEKWDTTFKPKVIEEAKHLTKSTELHRLLKAAEKYEEDDDTNWDSDMASVLLLLHLLPPTAGRKRIKISASDAVDKMVHFHKSCCSIDEHLRGREGKQPYILAVGRAQKRVDTFYIVVDKQLIPCQATRSLGAFDELFKSHYVFNLSYDGSLVHFYTFVQTTVYSIDITTTNESPRVREFRAKLFN, from the exons ATGTTGCTGAAGGTGAGATACCATGGTACCAAGAAGTATATCCGATTGCCCTCTGATTTCACCTATTTGGATTTTATCAGTGAAG TCAAAAACAAGTTTGGGATTCCCAGTGCATCCGAACTGTACATTTTTGATGAAAGTAACACAGCCGTGGAGGAAGACATCCTTCTTGAACTGATGGAGGCCAATCCTGACTTATGTCTGACAGTATGTGACGGCGAGTCTGATGAAG GTCAATCAGCATCATCTTCCCTCACGGATACCTTGTCACCTTCAAGTGACAATGATCTCTTCAGTCAACGCTCCAGAAACAGACCTGTTCATAACTTCAGAGATGGGAGCCCACCAACCACAGTGTTTTCTGAGGCTAAGGCTGCAAAAGAG GTGGTAGAAAATGCCTTGGTTATAAAACCTGGAGGTCAGGATGTCCTTGAAGAGTACAAGGCAGATAAATCCCTGAATCATCGAACCCGGAGACAGCTTGTCAACATATTGGCTAGCCACATGACTGAGATGCATGG GAGGATTCCATCCCGTAAACAGAAGGAGAAGTATGCCCTGGGGATCATTACGCTCTTTCCTTCACTGAAAGATCCTTTTTCTCCAAAGGGCTAT GAGCATTTCTATGATGGCGAAAAGGGCACAGGATATTTAGCATGGCGCCTGAAGACGATGTCCCGGAATAAATCTCCACGACCAGTTAAGGCAAGCCCAGTGCCGCAAGCACAAGGACCACATCGCAGAAGATCAGTAGCATCAGGGCCTGAACAGCTTGATGGAGATGCCTGCCTGGAAGCTGTATCGTTTCTTGTTCATTGTCATGATGAACCAAGTGTGTTTCAGAAGATGAAGATGACCTTTGAACATCGCCAGAACCTAGTGCATGACTCGCAGAGAACCACAGATGTCCTAAAAACATTCCCACGTTTTTTAGATGTCAAAGGACTA CTGAATCAAGACTTTGCGCTGCTGTTTGGTGAGGAAACATCCTCCAAGTTGCTTGAGAAGTGGGACACGACCTTCAAGCCAAAGGTTATCGAAGAAGCCAAACACCTGACTAAGTCAACCGAGCTGCACCGACTTCTAAAAGCTGCTGAGAAATATGAAGAGGATGATGACACCA ACTGGGACAGTGACATGGCTTCTGTGCTGCTTCTTCTCCATCTCTTGCCACCGACAGCAGGACGAAAGAGAATCAAAATTAGTGCCAGTGATGCAGTGGACAAAATGGTGCACTTTCACAAG TCATGCTGCAGCATTGATGAACATCTGCGAGGAAGAGAGGGCAAACAACCTTACATCCTTGCTGTTGGCCGGGCTCAGAAGAGGGTCGACACATTCTACATCGTTGTGGACAAGCAGCTGATCCCCTGCCAAGCCACCAGATCCTTGGGTGCCTTTGATGAGCTCTTCAAGTCTCACTATGTGTTCAATCTTTCTTATGATGGTTCCCTGGTCCATTTCTACACATTTGTGCAGACAACAGTCTACAGCATTGACATCACAACAACAAACGAGTCTCCAAGAGTTCGTGAGTTTCGGGCAAAGCTTTTCAACTag